AGCCGCGGCCCTCACGGACCTCGGCGCGCAGGAAGTCGCCCATCGCGGTGATCATCCCCGCGACCGGCTCGAGGGCACTGGCCCACGACGGGTGGATCAGGTCGGACAGGTCGCGCGTGCTCACCGGGTCAACCTACCCACGCCCTGCCCATAGAGTGCTGCGCGTGCATGGATTCTCCGACGACGACACCTCACTGGACGAGCTCGAGCGCCTCATCCTCGACTACTCGGCGGAGCGGCTGCGCTACGACCCGCCACCGCTCGATCGCACGCTGACGCCGGAGCAGCTCCGGGAGGCCGCCGGCTCCACGATCACGAAGGAGGGGCTCGGCGGCCGGGCCGCGATGGGCCTCTTCGCCGACGTCCTCGCACCCGCCTGCCTGTCCGTGGACCACCCGCGCTACCTGTCCTTCATCCCGTGCGCGCCCACCGAGGCCGCGGCGATGTTCGACCTCGTCGTCGGCGCGAGCTCGATCTACGGCGGCTCCTGGCTCGAGGGGTCCGGCGCCGTCTACGCCGAGAACCAGGCCCTGCGGTGGATCTGCGACCTCGTCGGCCTGCCCGAGGGTGCCGGCGGCGCCTTCGTCCCCGGCGGTACGATCGGCAACCTCTCCGCGCTCGTCGCCGCGCGCGGCCGGGCCCGTCACGAGGCGGCGACGGGGGAGCGTCCCTTCCGCGTCGCGACGACCAGCGGGGCGCACAGCTCGATCGCGTCCGCGTGCGAGGTCATGGACGCCGAGCTGACGCCCGTCGAGCCGGACGAGCGCGGGCGCCTGACCGGGCCCCGGCTGCGCGAGGTGCTGCTCGAGCACGGCCCGGAGAGCTACTTCGCCGTCGTCGCCACGGCGGGCACGACGAACTTCGGCATCGTCGACGACCTCGCCTCGGTGGCCGAGGTCTGCCGCGAGTTCGGCATCTGGTTCCACGTCGACGGCGCCTACGGCGGTGCCGGCCTGGCCGTTCCCTCGGTGCGCCACCTCTACGAGGGGATCGAGCACTGCGACTCCTTCATCGTCGACCCGCACAAGTGGCTGTTCGCCCCCTTCGACTGCTGTGCGCTGGTCTACCGCGAGCCCGGCTACGCCCGCGCCGCCCACACGCAGAAGGCCGGCTACCTCGACGTGCTCACCGGCACCTCGGACTGGAACCCGACCGACTACTCCGTCGGCCTGACCCGGCGCGCGCGGGGGCTGCCCTTCTGGTTCTCCCTGGCGACGCACGGCACGCAGGCCTACACGAGTGCGGTGGAGCGGACCCTGGACGTCGCGGCCTTCGCCGAGGAGGAGATCGCCCGGCGGGAGGACCTCGAGCTCGTCGGCGAGCGCAGCCTGTCCGTCGTCGTCTTCCGCCGGCTGGGCTGGTCGGCCGCCGACTACCAGGCCTGGTCGGACCGGATCCTCGACGAGGAGTTCGCCTTCGTCGTCCCGACGACGCACGCCGGTGAGACGCTGGCGCGCTTCGCGATCGTCAACCCGCAGACGACCCCCGAGGACATCACCGCCATCCTCGACTCGATGGCCTGAGCGACGCGAGGTGTCCGGGCGCAGGCCGTGCCCCGGGCCGAGGGGGGTGGTGGGCCCGGGGCACGGCGGTATCGGAGTGGGTCGGCGCAGTCAGCGCCTCACCGCATCGAGGCGTTGCCGCCTCACCGCATCGACGCGTAGCCGCGGCAGGAGTTGCCGGGACGCTCCTCGCCGAGCTCGTCCTTGAACCCGCGCGAGACGTACTGGCCGTAGCTCTGCACGCCGCGGCCGAGCCAGTCGTCGTCGAGCTCCGGTGCCGGGTTGTTCTCGATCTCGTCCGGGATGTCCTGGCCCGAGAACGCGCAGATCGACCCCGCGCGCTCGGGGGCGGGCGTGGACCCGCCGTTGCCGGTGTACTCACCGGCCGATGCTGCGCCGGAGCCGCCGAATACCAGAGCGACGGTCGCCACGCCGCCGAGGATCAACCTCTTCATGACATTGCCTTCCCCTGAAAAGCGCCCTCCCCCTCGAGCCCCCGGGACGCACAGCGCCCATGCGCCGTTGACCGGGAATTTACTCTTTACTTACTGTTTCGTGGTGACTTTGCGCCGAACGGTCACGCGGTGTGGCGGATGGGGCCCCTGGGAGGCGAGTGGCCTCGTGGGGTGCGGCGTCCAGCCGACACGCCGAGGTAATGACAGGCCTGTGATTCGGTCGGTACGCTGCACTGCGTGAACCCCGCCAACCAGGCCAATCAGTCCAGCCAGCCGACCCCCTCGGTCCCGCTCACGGACCGTGACCGCGAGATCCTGGCCTTCGAGCGTCAGTGGTGGAAGTACGCCGGCTCCAAGGAGCAGGCGATCAAGGAGCTGTTCGACATGAGCTCCACGCGGTACTACCAGGTGCTCAACGGCCTGATCAACAACCCGGCCGCCCTCTCCGAGGACCCGATGCTCATCAAGCGGCTGCGTCGCCTGCGCGACCAGCGCCAGCGCACCCGCAGCGCGCGGCGCCTGGGGTTCGAGGTCTGAGCCCTCGGGGTCTGCCACGATGAGGGCGTGAGCCTGCGAATCGTCCGGGCCGGGCCCGAGGACGCCTTCATCGTCGCCGCACTGTCGCTGCAGTTCGCGATCGCGGTCGACGGGTCGCGCGAGGACGGCTACCTCGACCGGGCAGCAGAGCACTGGCTGCGCCACCGCGAGCAGCTGCCGACGTGGATCGCCGAGCTCGCGGGCAGCCACGCCGGCTACCTGCAGGCGACCCTCCCGCCCGAGTCCACCTGGCCGGGCCAGCCGATCGGGACCCGCGGTCGGCTGTGGATCCACGCCTTGTACGTCGCGGCCGACCAGCGCCGCCGTGGGGTCGGCGCCGCACTGCTCGGCGCCTGCGAGAGCTGGACGAAGGGGGCCGGGGTCGGCGTCATCCGGCTGCGGTGCGACCTCGGCGCCGAGGAGTTCTACGACGCAGTCGGCTACGCCCCTGCTGCCGAGGTCCGCCAGAAGCGGCTGCGCCCCCCTTCGCCCTGACCGGTGGCGGGCCGGTGCGCGGGGTGCCGGGCGTTTGCACTCTCGGGTGGAGAGTGCCAATAATGGCCCTTAGCACTCTCCCCGTGAGAGTGACAGTCCTGACCGGTCAGGTGAGGGACGGGACCACACGGTGACGTGAGCCGCGTGGGAGCGTCCCGTCCGTCGCGGGCACCCCCGGTCGCACCCTTCGATTCGCGTGGAGGAACCACCCGAATGGCAAAGCTCATTGCTTTCGACGAGGAGGCCCGTCGCGGCCTCGAGCGGGGAATGAACACCCTCGCCGATGCCGTCAAGGTCACCCTCGGTCCCAAGGGCCGCAATGTCGTCCTGGAGAAGAAGTGGGGAGCCCCCACGATCACCAACGACGGCGTGTCCATCGCCAAGGAAATCGAGCTCGACGACCCGTACGAGAAGATCGGCGCCGAGCTCGTCAAGGAAGTTGCCAAGAAGACCGACGACGTCGCCGGTGACGGCACGACGACGGCCACCGTCCTCGCCCAGGCCCTCGTCAAGGAGGGTCTGCGCAACGTGGCGGCGGGCGCCAACCCGATGGCCCTCAAGCGCGGCATCGAGAAGGCCACCTCGGCCGTCTCGGAGGAGCTGCTCGTGATGGCCAAGGAGATCGAGACCAAGGAGCAGATCGCTGCCACGGCCTCCATCTCCGCCGCTGACCAGGAGATCGGCGCCAAGATCGCCGAGGCCATGGACAAGGTCGGCAAGGAAGGCGTCATCACCGTCGAGGAGAGCAACACCTTCGGGCTCGAGCTCGAGCTCACCGAGGGCATGCGCTTCGACAAGGGCTACATCTCCGGCTACTTCGTCACCGACACCGAGCGCATGGAGACGGTGCTCGAGGACCCCTACGTCCTCATCGCCAACTCCAAGATCGGCAACGTCAAGGAGCTCCTCCCGATCCTGGAGAAGGTCATGCAGTCGGGCAAGCCGCTGATGATCATCGCCGAGGACCTCGAGGGTGAGGCGCTGTCCACCCTCGTGGTCAACAAGCTCAAGGGCACCTTCAAGTCCGTCGCCGTCAAGGCCCCGGGCTTCGGCGACCGCCGCAAGGCCATGCTCGCCGACATCGCCATCCTCACCGGTGGCCAGGTCATCTCCGAGGAGGTCGGCCTCTCCCTCGAGACCGCCGAGCTCGACCTGCTCGGTCGCGCCCGCAAGGTCGTCGTCACCAAGGACGAGACGACCATCGTCGAGGGCGCCGGTGACCAGGAGCAGATCAACGGCCGCGTCAACCAGATCAAGGCCGAGATCGAGAACTCCGACTCGGACTACGACCGCGAGAAGCTCCAGGAGCGCCTCGCCAAGCTCGCCGGTGGCGTCGCCGTCATCCGTGCGGGTGCGGCCACCGAGGTCGAGCTCAAGGAGCGCAAGCACCGCATCGAGGACGCGGTGCGCAACGCCAAGGCCGCCGTCGAGGAGGGCATCGTCGCCGGTGGTGGCGTCGCGCTCCTGCAGGCGACCAAGGTGGCCTTCGAGAAGCTGCAGCTCGAGGGTGACGAGGCCACCGGCGCGAACATCCTGCGCGTCGCGGCCGAGGCCCCGCTGAAGCAGATCGCGGTCAACGCCGGCCTCAATGGTGGCGTCGTCGCGGAGAAGGTCGGCAACCTGCCGGCCGGCGAGGGCCTCAACGCGGCCACCGGCGAGTACGTCGACATGATCGCCCTGGGCATCATCGACCCCGCCAAGGTGACCCGCAGCGCGCTGCAGAACGCCTCGTCCATCGCGGCGCTCTTCCTCACCACCGAGGCGGTCATCGCCGACAAGCCCGAGAAGTCGGCACCGGCCATGCCCGGTGGCGACGACATGGGCATGGGCGGCATGGGCTTCTGATCCCAGGTCTCCACGCGTGACGGCGAAGGGCGGTTCTCCCACGGGGGAACCGCCCTTCGCCGTCCCCGGTGCCATCTCACAGGAATCTGGACCATGATGGGCGCGATGTCTGCTCACAACTCCCCCCTTCTCCTGGGCCCCCTGCTGCGCTTCGTCGGGGAGCACAAGGCGACGATCTGGGTCGAGACCACCCACGCCGCCCGCGTCGAGGTGCACATCGGCGAGCGCTCCTGGTCGGCGGCGACCTTCGTCGTCGAGGACCACCACTACGCGCTCGTCATGGTCACCGACCTCGAGCCCGGGCAGGAGTACGAGTACCGGGTCACCGTCGACGCCGAGCCGGTGTGGCCGCTGGCCGACTCCCCCTTCCCGCCCTCGACCATCGCGACGCTGCAGCACCACCGCCCCACCCGGCTGGCCTTCGGCTCCTGCCGCACGAGCGTGCCGCACGACGAGGAGTACCACCGCAGCCACGGCGTCGACGCGCTGCGGACCGTCGCGCTGGCCCTGGCGAAGGGGGAGGCGACCCGCCCGGACGCCCTCGCCCTGCTCGGTGACCAGGTCTACGCCGACGAGACCAGTCCCGCGATGCTCGACTTCATCTCCTCCCGGCGCGACATCAGCCAGGCGCCCTACGAGGAGATCAAGGACTACGCCGAGTACGCGCACCTCTACCGCCTGGCGTGGAGCGAGCCGGCGATCCGGTGGGTGCTCTCGATCCTGCCCAGCGCGATGATCTTCGACGACCACGACATCCGCGACGACTGGAACACCTCGTGGTCGTGGCACCAGCAGATGAACCGCACGTCGTGGTGGCACGAGCGTCTCGTGGCCGGCCTGGCCTCGTACTGGGTCTACCAGCACATCGGCAACCTCGCGCCGGAGGAGCTGGCGAAGGACGAGGTCTGGCGGCTCGTCGGGGACAGGACG
Above is a window of Janibacter cremeus DNA encoding:
- the groL gene encoding chaperonin GroEL (60 kDa chaperone family; promotes refolding of misfolded polypeptides especially under stressful conditions; forms two stacked rings of heptamers to form a barrel-shaped 14mer; ends can be capped by GroES; misfolded proteins enter the barrel where they are refolded when GroES binds) produces the protein MAKLIAFDEEARRGLERGMNTLADAVKVTLGPKGRNVVLEKKWGAPTITNDGVSIAKEIELDDPYEKIGAELVKEVAKKTDDVAGDGTTTATVLAQALVKEGLRNVAAGANPMALKRGIEKATSAVSEELLVMAKEIETKEQIAATASISAADQEIGAKIAEAMDKVGKEGVITVEESNTFGLELELTEGMRFDKGYISGYFVTDTERMETVLEDPYVLIANSKIGNVKELLPILEKVMQSGKPLMIIAEDLEGEALSTLVVNKLKGTFKSVAVKAPGFGDRRKAMLADIAILTGGQVISEEVGLSLETAELDLLGRARKVVVTKDETTIVEGAGDQEQINGRVNQIKAEIENSDSDYDREKLQERLAKLAGGVAVIRAGAATEVELKERKHRIEDAVRNAKAAVEEGIVAGGGVALLQATKVAFEKLQLEGDEATGANILRVAAEAPLKQIAVNAGLNGGVVAEKVGNLPAGEGLNAATGEYVDMIALGIIDPAKVTRSALQNASSIAALFLTTEAVIADKPEKSAPAMPGGDDMGMGGMGF
- a CDS encoding DUF3263 domain-containing protein, which codes for MNPANQANQSSQPTPSVPLTDRDREILAFERQWWKYAGSKEQAIKELFDMSSTRYYQVLNGLINNPAALSEDPMLIKRLRRLRDQRQRTRSARRLGFEV
- a CDS encoding pyridoxal phosphate-dependent decarboxylase family protein → MHGFSDDDTSLDELERLILDYSAERLRYDPPPLDRTLTPEQLREAAGSTITKEGLGGRAAMGLFADVLAPACLSVDHPRYLSFIPCAPTEAAAMFDLVVGASSIYGGSWLEGSGAVYAENQALRWICDLVGLPEGAGGAFVPGGTIGNLSALVAARGRARHEAATGERPFRVATTSGAHSSIASACEVMDAELTPVEPDERGRLTGPRLREVLLEHGPESYFAVVATAGTTNFGIVDDLASVAEVCREFGIWFHVDGAYGGAGLAVPSVRHLYEGIEHCDSFIVDPHKWLFAPFDCCALVYREPGYARAAHTQKAGYLDVLTGTSDWNPTDYSVGLTRRARGLPFWFSLATHGTQAYTSAVERTLDVAAFAEEEIARREDLELVGERSLSVVVFRRLGWSAADYQAWSDRILDEEFAFVVPTTHAGETLARFAIVNPQTTPEDITAILDSMA
- a CDS encoding GNAT family N-acetyltransferase produces the protein MSLRIVRAGPEDAFIVAALSLQFAIAVDGSREDGYLDRAAEHWLRHREQLPTWIAELAGSHAGYLQATLPPESTWPGQPIGTRGRLWIHALYVAADQRRRGVGAALLGACESWTKGAGVGVIRLRCDLGAEEFYDAVGYAPAAEVRQKRLRPPSP